In Chlorocebus sabaeus isolate Y175 chromosome 5, mChlSab1.0.hap1, whole genome shotgun sequence, one genomic interval encodes:
- the CDIP1 gene encoding cell death-inducing p53-target protein 1, with protein MSNEPPPPYPGGPTAPLLEEKSGAPATPGRSSPAVMQPPPGMPLPPADIGPPPYEPPGHPMPQPGFIPQHMSADGAYMPPGFYPPPGPHPPMGYYPPGPYTPGPYPGPGGHTATVLVPSGAATTVTVLQGEIFEGAPVQTVCPHCQQAITTKISYEIGLMNFVLGFFCCFMGCDLGCCLIPCLINDFKDVTHTCPSCKAYIYTYKRLC; from the exons ATGTCCAACGAGCCACCCCCTCCTTATCCTGGGGGCCCCACAGCCCCACTTCTGGAGGAGAAAAGTGGAGCCCCGGCCACCCCAG GCCGTTCCTCCCCAGCCGTGATGCAGCCCCCTCCAGGCATGCCGCTGCCCCCTGCGGACATTGGGCCTCCACCGTATGAGCCGCCGGGTCACCCAATGCCCCAGCCTGGCTTTATCCCCCAACACATGAGTGCAGATGGCGCCTACATGCCTCCGG GTTTCTACCCTCCTCCAGGCCCCCACCCACCCATGGGCTACTACCCCCCAGGGCCCTACACACCAGGGCCCTACCCTGGCCCTGGGGGCCACACAGCCACAGTCCTGGTCCCTTCAGGAGCTGCCACCACAGTGACAGTGCTGCAAGGAGAGATCTTTGAGGGAGCGCCTGTGCAGACGGTGTGTCCCCACTGCCAACAGGCCATCACCACCAAGATCTCCTACGAGATTGGCTTGATGAATTTCGTGCTGGGTTTCTTCTGTTGCTTCATGGG ATGTGATCTGGGCTGCTGCCTGATCCCCTGCCTCATCAATGACTTCAAGGATGTGACGCACACATGCCCCAGCTGCAAAGCCTACATCTACACGTACAAGCGCCTGTGCTAA